The Halobacterium hubeiense genome contains the following window.
GGACTCGTCACCGCCTGCGGCGCCCGCGGCGGGCGCAGCGGGAGCGGCAGCCGCCTCGGCGACGGCTTCCTCGATGTCGACGTCTTCGAGGGCCGCGACGAGCGCCTTGACGCGGGATTCCTCGACGTCGACGCCGGCGGCCTCGAGGACGCCGGTGATGTTGTCTTCGTTGATCTCTTCGCCAGATTCGTTCAGGATGAGTGCTGCGTAAACGTACTCCATTGTTAGCCAAACATCTCCCCGAGGCCTTCGGCGCCGTCGCCTCCGTCTTCGTCGTCGTCGGAGTCGTCGGCGTCTGCCTCGGATTCAGGTTCTTGGTCGTCGCTCTGTTCGTCCTCGCTCTCCGCTTCCGGCTCCGCCTCGGCGGCGGGGGCCTCGACGTCCTGGAGCTCCTCGGGGAGCGCCTCCTCGTCGTCGATCTGCGCGGCGAGCGCGCGAACCTGCGCGTCCGCCTTGCTGACGAGGTCGTCCGCGAGGTCCGGGCTCTCGATGGACGCCTGCAGGCCGAGGCTCTTGGCCTCGCCCTGGGCCTTCCGGATGAGCGTCGGCGCGGTCTGCGCCGTCGGGTACTCCGCGTTCACGGAGAGGTTCCGTGCGGACGCGGCCGCGGACTGGATGTCCGCGCGGTACTCCTCGACGTCGATTTCGAGTTCGTCCGGCGTGAACAGGACGCCCTCGGAGTAGACGCCGCGGAGGTCCAGGCCGACTTCCTTCGGCTCGATGCCGAGCTCGGTCAGGACGTTCGCGACGTCCGTGGAGACCGTCTCGCCTTCCTCGACGACGACGGAGTCCTCCATGACCTGGATGGAGCCTTCCTGGATGCGCGCGTTCGCGCCAATCTGCTGGAGCTCACCGACGAACGGACCCGGGTCGATGCCGGTGTCGCCCTCGGGAACGACGATGTCGTTGGGCGCGACCTCGCCGGCGTTGATGGGCGCGGGCGTCTTCGACTCCTCGAGCTGCTGGAACAGCCCGAACGGGTTGTCGTTGGTGGCGACGAGACCGACCTCACCCGAGATGTACTCGGTGAGGTCTTCGAGGCCGTCGTCGACCTCTTCGAGCGCGCGAACGAGGAGCGTGTTCCGGCTCATGCGGAGCGCGGCGCTGCCGTGCAGGCCGCGGCGCATGTCCTGGAGCTGCTTGCTCGGGATACCGGTGACACTCACGACGCCGACGCTGTCGTAGGTCTCGAGCAGGTCGACGAGTTCGCCGACTTCCTCGCGCTTCCACTCGGGAATGGTGTCGGTCGTGCGTTCTTCTGCGGACATCTAAGCCACCTCCACGGCGGGCCCCATCGTCGTCTTCACGTAGACTGCGTCGATGTTGAGCGGGCCCTTTTCGAGGTCCGCGTGCAGGCGGCGCAGGATGACGTCGATGTTGTCCGCGATGTCTTCGGCGGACATGTCCTCCGCGCCGACGCGCGTGTGGAACGTGCGACGGTCGCGGCTGCGAAGCTGCACGGTGTTTTTCATTCGGTTGACTGTCTCGACGACGTCGTCGTCGGGCTGGAGCGGCGTCGGCATCTTGCCGCGCGGACCGAGGACTTGACCGAGCGCACCCGCGATGTCCTGCATCATGGATGCTTCGGCCACGAAGAAGTCCGTCGCGTCAGCGAGGTCCTTCGCGGCGTCGTTGTCGTCGGCGAGGTCGGCGACTTCGTCGCCACCGTAGACCTCGTCCGCGACTTCCTCGGCTCGAACTGCGGTTTCGCCCTCTGCGAAAACCACAATCTGTGTCTCCTGTCCGGTGCCCGACGGCAGCACGACGCCCTCGTCGACACGATTCGACGGGTCGTTGAGGTCGAGGTCGCGCAGGTTGATCGCGAGGTCCACCGTCTCACGGAAATTCCGCTCTGGGGCCTCCTCGAGTGCGCGAGCTACGGCCTCTTCAATATCGTTGTCTGCCATCTTTCACCTCCGTAGTGCGTTGACCCTGTGAAGGTCGGATCTCCTACGGGTCAGTGAAACAGGCGAAGCCTGTCTCGCTTCGAGAGAGGGGCAACGCGTCCTTAAAACCGTCGAACCGCGCCTCACGCGAGAAACGGCAAGCGACGCCCTCACGGCTACAGCGTCGGAAAATACGGCCGTACGAGAGAGTGGGAAAGCGCCGAGTTACGCCGCGGCTTCTTCTTCGCCGAGGACGCCGCAAATCAGAGATTTGCGTACTCTTGGCGCTGCTTACGCTGCCGCTTCCTCAGCGCCAAGAACCTCGTCATACTCGCCGGAGGCGACGCGCTCGTTGAACGTCCGCGCGTCCTCGCCCTCGATGGTGACACCCATGGAGGCGCAGGTGCCCGCGACTTCCTTCGCGGCGTTGCGGGTGTCGTACGCCAGCAGGTCGGGCTTCTTCTGCTCGGCGATGGTCTTCAGCTGCTCGATGGAGAGGTCCGCGACGAACTCCTCGTTGGGCTCGCCGGAGCCGGTCTCGAAGCCGGCCTCGTCCTTGATGAGGGCGGCCGTCGGCGGGACGCCGACCTCGATGCTGAACGACCCATCTTCCTCGTACTCGATGGTGACCGGAACCTCCGTACCGTCGAAGGCAGCGGTCTGGTCGTTGATTTCCTGTACGACAGCCTGCACGTCGACGGGCGTCGGTCCGAGCTCGGGACCGAGCGGCGGGCCGGGGTCGGCCTGGCCGCCTGCCACGAGCACTTCGATCGTCTCAGCCATACCCGAACGAACCGTCGCCGCGGCTTTAACCCTTTCTTTCTTCGGAGCACCGGCGGCGTCGCCGCGAGCGGCTACGGGACGCTCACGCCCTGCCGAGCGAGGTACTCGCTGACGTGCTTGATGACGACGGGGCTGCCGATGATGCGGACCGTCTCGTCCTGTTCGAGAAAACTCACCGTGAACTCCTCGTCGATGTCCTCGCGGTACCCCTCCAGCGTTGAGGCGGGAAGCACGATCTGCGTGCTGTCGCGCAGGTTGGAGGGGTCCGGCATCACCCGCCACTCTCTTGAGACGGAGTATGAACGTGTCGAAAACAATCCCCCTCGGACGGGAGGGAAAGCGCTTTTCGGCGGCAGCAGCCTACTCCAGGGTAATGGGTCTGGAGGAGGAAATCGAACAGCTCGAAGAAGAAATCTCGGAGACGCCCTACAACAAGTCCACCGAGGCCCACATCGGCCGTCTGAAGGCGAAGCTCGCCGAGAAGAAAGAGAAACTGGAGAAACAGCAGTCCGGCGGCAGCGGCGGTGGCGGCTACGCCGTCGAACAGCACGGCGACGCCACGGTCGCGCTCGTGGGCTTCCCCTCGGTCGGCAAGTCCTCGCTCATCAACGCGATGACGAACGCCGACAGCGAGGTCGGCTCCTACGAGTTCACGACGCTGGACGTCAACCCCGGGATGCTGGAGTACCGCGGCGCGAACATCCAACTGCTGGACGTGCCGGGGCTCATCGAGGGCGCCGCGGGCGGCCGCGGCGGCGGCAAGGAGATTCTGTCGGTGATTCGCGCGGCGGACCTCGTCATCTTCATGCTGTCCGCGTTCGAAATCGAGCAGTACGAGCGCCTCTACGAGGAAC
Protein-coding sequences here:
- a CDS encoding 50S ribosomal protein L1 — encoded protein: MADNDIEEAVARALEEAPERNFRETVDLAINLRDLDLNDPSNRVDEGVVLPSGTGQETQIVVFAEGETAVRAEEVADEVYGGDEVADLADDNDAAKDLADATDFFVAEASMMQDIAGALGQVLGPRGKMPTPLQPDDDVVETVNRMKNTVQLRSRDRRTFHTRVGAEDMSAEDIADNIDVILRRLHADLEKGPLNIDAVYVKTTMGPAVEVA
- a CDS encoding 50S ribosomal protein L11, which encodes MAETIEVLVAGGQADPGPPLGPELGPTPVDVQAVVQEINDQTAAFDGTEVPVTIEYEEDGSFSIEVGVPPTAALIKDEAGFETGSGEPNEEFVADLSIEQLKTIAEQKKPDLLAYDTRNAAKEVAGTCASMGVTIEGEDARTFNERVASGEYDEVLGAEEAAA
- the rpl12p gene encoding 50S ribosomal protein P1, giving the protein MEYVYAALILNESGEEINEDNITGVLEAAGVDVEESRVKALVAALEDVDIEEAVAEAAAAPAAPAAGAAGGDESEESEDEAEEEAEAEEEAEEAGDDEDEEASGEGLGDLFG
- a CDS encoding 50S ribosomal protein L10 is translated as MSAEERTTDTIPEWKREEVGELVDLLETYDSVGVVSVTGIPSKQLQDMRRGLHGSAALRMSRNTLLVRALEEVDDGLEDLTEYISGEVGLVATNDNPFGLFQQLEESKTPAPINAGEVAPNDIVVPEGDTGIDPGPFVGELQQIGANARIQEGSIQVMEDSVVVEEGETVSTDVANVLTELGIEPKEVGLDLRGVYSEGVLFTPDELEIDVEEYRADIQSAAASARNLSVNAEYPTAQTAPTLIRKAQGEAKSLGLQASIESPDLADDLVSKADAQVRALAAQIDDEEALPEELQDVEAPAAEAEPEAESEDEQSDDQEPESEADADDSDDDEDGGDGAEGLGEMFG
- a CDS encoding VNG_1110C family protein; translation: MPDPSNLRDSTQIVLPASTLEGYREDIDEEFTVSFLEQDETVRIIGSPVVIKHVSEYLARQGVSVP